The genomic segment ACCAAGGTGCCCCGAGTCCTAGTAAATATAAGAAACAGTAATGTTACCACACACTCTGCAGCTATATGATTATACACTAGTAGCTGTGATCAGATTTGACCTATATAGCCAAATTTGACAATAAATTGCCTGATTTGCTGGTGCTCGTGTAGAGTTTGGGTGTTGTAGGAGTGGAAAATGCACGACTAGATCGGGGTTCGAaaccgggacctccgaacactagccggatattctaccaattgagctacctggtcgccgataATCAACCCGGTCTAGTTCTTGCACAGTGTTATCATGTTGTTGGCAGCCTCATATACTACTCTACAAAGTGGTGAACCAGCTAATTACCATTCCAGACTCGTATTGATCACCCATCATCATGGCTCGCTGACGCCCAAAATCACTTATACTGAATCTTCTATACAATCATGGTTTTATTGAACAACGTGCATTTTAATGTTCGACCAGCGGAGTTCAGCTCAAAGTTGTCTGCAATTATCCTGAGGTAGTCCTGGTCCCaactattttgaaaattttgttgTTGACCAAACTTTCTCTTGCCTATCAGATTTTCcatcaaaatacatttaacaCTCACTGCATGCATGATGATACGGAAAATAAAAACTATATGAAGGATACATCTTAAAATCAGCTAGCACTTTTTGTAGTATTCTAATATGTACATGTGCACTTGTAAATATAGGAGAAATAAAAAGATCCGGAACACCTCATGGATCAGTATCTTTCATTTTAGAAATTAGCAACCATGCGTGCACCATGTGTATTTTTCAGATGAAGATGTCAAGCAGATCAATTATTTGTTTCCGAATAATCATAGGGCAAGTGAAAATGATTATACATCATTTCACAATAAGCAATTATCTTTTTTGTATAAATCATGTGTTCTTGTGAATTACAAATGTGGTCACCTCTGAATATAAGATTTCTAATTAATAATTTTGGCTAGAAACTATCATCAATATCTCGTCAGTTATGATAATGTCAGTAAAAATAAAGTACTACAAAgttatttcattcatttattcaaccTGAGAGTCTAAAGTTTTCCTTTAATCTGGGTATCATTTTACACATGAATTATTGTAGATACTATGActtcaatttgtttaaaacattgaCTTGCTGTTTAGAAGAGAGATAACCctgtaattttattaatttgttcaAAACATAGACTTGAGCTGTTTTTGGTTTTGCAGTCCAGATGgttggaccggtgttgttcgtttatgaaataaagacggacctgatgattttatattgttttcagacgagcctcGACAAAGACtcccaaggcctgtattaacatttacagatccgtcaagatatatgtttgaaatatttcatttaaaaactaACGAACCTGTTTGTCGCATAAACGAATAGGCCCTAGCTGTttagaagggagataaccctgtAACTTTATTTCAGGCTACAGTTAAGGACAGCGGAGGTGCAACCCTGAGTTTGTTGTTAGCATGTGAACATGAATTCAAACTTCTTGTCCCTGCAGGTAAGAtctttaaatacatgtagtgtgtatatatgtttgcaTTTCTGTTTTGTCCTTTTGAAGAAGAAGGAGAGCTTATCTTGCCACCTCGGTATTGGTGTTGGCATTGGTTTTCTAATATTAACATTTTGGTACAAGTGTTGAAAGGCCTATTGATATTTGGTATAAGGGTCCCTGCCATATACCATCCCCTCCTGGAGtcaaattaaaagatttttttggggaaaaaactgctttttgacatatttttttacTTAGAATTTTTATGTGGacaaaaacttaaaaacttgtcaTATATGTGTTAAAGGATGGAAGGTAAGATTATTTAGCTAAATGTATGTCAATATTTTGTCCAATATGGTAGGTATTTAACTAGATAGAAATGCAACAGCTTTCTGTCCTAAATTTCAACACCTTTCCTAATATGAATTTTTAGAGAATGATATTCATGCCAGTGCCAGACTATCAAGTACCATAAACTCTCAGACATTTATAAATACTTAAAGGTCCAGGCAATTAAAAGTCAAAGATCATACAGAGCaatgggtcaaaggtcaattcAGTATACTGCCAGTCAGAACAACATTTTAATCAGTGAACTGAACAAAATCAATACTCATGCTTACATCATCTCTCCAACAGTCCTCCTGCTTTTGGCACAGCATTATGGGAATAGGGACGATTGGTTTGTCcattgtcattataatgtgctgggtgtcttcagctgtactagtatgcttcagtgaggtagcactacaaAGTCAGCATCAGTTCTGTGTCATTACAAGGGAACAAACACAAAttgaacataccgcagcctccaaaaacacaaaTGCACTCCTCACATGCATGCATTTTGCACACATGCGGGAGGCCACCCTTTGACCGTAGCTGTTGATTGGATGttaaacaattcaaaacaaaagTTTTTATTCAAAAACCATATAACTGGAATGACTTGACATATTATGACCAAAATTGCTAGTGATCATTTTAAGGTTACAGACTTGTACAATTTGAAATCatcattgtttttttcattgtatGTAACTGAATATTCATGCTTAAATTGCCAGGGTATCCTGACTATGAAGATAATTTCTTTGTGGAATCTGATCCTGTTATCAAGGAATGGAGCTCAGCTTTTAATGAGGTCAGAATTTTCGTAAACATTTATTGATGTACAATATgatgcatttatatataaatagtgatCTTGGAAATTTTAGAATGATAATGGTAATCAGGTATTTTATCCTCTATAAAAAAACGGATCCTGTTTACTTAGACCTTGCTAAAGTTACGAACTTTTTCAAAGAACtgtacttacatgtatacaacagtATTAGCTTCTTGCAGTTATTAAACTCCAGAACAGTACAGCATGATTCAGACGAGAGAGGAATAACTTTAGTAATAATAAACTATGGATAAATAATATCAACACCACTATGCATTATTGGTCATGTGATAGCAGATCAGCCAATCAGTGATGAGGAAAACACTTGTCTAACGAGTTAATGTATGTTTACAGTTCCTCCTGGACACACGTCAGAAGCTAAGTTtacgggatgttttaaccaagTAAGTACAAATTAAAGTACTTCATTTCTTGTCTCCATATGATTTCATGTGTTTCAAGTATCCATCAAGGTCAGAAATATGTCATATAGTATTTTACATCCTTTCTACATGATACCTTAAACAGTTTCAGGCCTTTGGGGCCTCTTGTAAGAGGTACCTCACTATAAAGGACCTGTTTCATGTTCATTATTCTACAATGATTTTAATATCTGGGTATGTAGTGTCAGGTTCCAGGGCTTTCATTTGAACCTTGATTGATAGCAATATCATAAATCGATTTTCCATTCCTCAGAGAGATGAAGTGTCTTACTATATGTTTGGGAGTCAAAAACATGCTCTCAGGGGTCTACTGGAACCCAAGTAGGCTTCACTAAAATGATTGCCTGGGTTGTGTCTGTGGTACCAGGTACCACTTTCAGCAGTGTTCTCAGTGTCTGAGTGTATATTTTACAGAGCTGCGAGTCTACATCGGGAGGAGAAGGGGCGTGGCAGCAGTAGTCCTGTCACATCAGAGGTAAGTGTACCTCAGTGTTGTTGCAGTGAAAATACTCtcatatactttatatcattttatactgtgtgttgtttaGCAGAGCTTTGAactgaacatttttttcaaattttttatatttccaattttcaaattttttgacATATTGACCTATTCTCCCAAGGATACTCACTGTAATATAGGAGTTGGAAAGGGCTAAAAGGGCCTGGAATGAAACTTCAAATAGGAGTatcatacattattgtattttggACATTTTTATTAAGTAGTTGTATTTATAACATAGATAATAGTTTGTATGGTTGCTCTTTACTGTTGTACACTTCACATTTATCTTTGTCTCAGGAGGAATTCAGTGATGATGCCAAAATGGAAGAAGAAGATGAAGaggtaaatacattttatatgaatttCCTCTTTAAAATTGTTTGGAGATTTTCTCTCCATAGGAAAAAAAACCTCCATAGTGTCACCACAGACCCTTTGTTTTATTAACACACCAGCTACGAGTAACCCAAAGCTAATACTGTCACCCTGGCATTGGCCAAAGTGTctcaccccaaaactttaaaatgtttagtGTAAGTTTTTGAAAAGCTGACAAGATGGCAACACATCAGTATTTTAAACACTAAGGTTCCTGTGCTGGGTCTTAAATCAATTTGGAGTGTTTTGGATGCAATGTTTTGGCTTTGTTTTCCCccttataacacagactttttGATTCGATGATTTTTTTGTAACTACAGGAGATGATTTTGGCAGATGATGATGCTTTTACAACAGAATGGGATCTACACTTGGCTCGAAAAAAGGTAAACATTCCCTCAATTGTAAAGATTgtagaaaacaaatataattacCATCCACTCATTGGTTGTTAAACCATTACCAACATAAAATCGACTGGAATCAGGAAAGTAATATGGTTTATTATGTATTTAGATTCTGATATTAGTAATTAGTGAGACTTGATTCTGGCACATTTATTCTAGACATCAAGTAAGcccaaaataaaattatatggAAAAGTAAATAATGTACTGTTACCCGAACATTGAAATTTCGGaattttgttgttattattaataTCTTTTAATTTGGGTAGAAACGATGGGCACAAAAGGAAGCACAGATCAGAGAGGAGATGAAGAAAGCCCGAACTTCCCAAGGTGAGTATGAGCCACTCATCCATGGCCTCTTGCTTGGAGATAAAAAATCCTGATGTCTTTATGAGAGGATCAATGTATAAAAAAAGTGCATCAACAAGACGATTTAGCTAAAGGGCCAAGTGAgtttatgccatggtgcgggGTCCAACATCCATGGGCATCAATGTTTTcctttaaatgactttttctcAAAACCAAAAGATCTAGGATCATAAAAagtaatgaccttgacctgtattGAAGGGCATAGGGGTACAATTTGTTAAAACGCTCAAGTGACTTCTTCTGATTAACTGAAAAGTCTAGAATCAAGATATTTTGTGGTAGGTAGGTTCTTGGGATGTGACCCAACAAATTAAGCgaaaaaaatgaccttgacatttattCAAGTTTACTTGGGTCAAATTTGATAACTCTAAAACGACTCATTTTGGTCAACCAAAATTCCTTGAATCAAAATATTTGGCTGGTAAGTTCCTGGGGTGATGCTcaacaaaatttgagaaaagaaATGACATTTACCCTTATTTAAAGTTCACAGTTGTCAAATTTGTCAAAACACAGAAGGAAGTTCTTTTAACTGAAAGGCAGAGAATCATCAAAGAAGTGAATACCAGCAATGAAGGGCCTTTTCTTTATTGTCTTTTAGAATTAAGTtattcattttgtatttcttaCTCCAAGTAACACAGTTGTCACTCATTGTTCAGTGACTGTTCACTCATTGTTCGGTGACTGTTCACTCATTGTTCAATGTCTGCTCACTCATTGTTCAATGTCTGTTCACTCATTGTTCAATGTCTGTTCACTCATTGTTCAGTGTCTGTTCACTCATTGTTCAGTGTCTGTTCACTCATTGTTCAATGTCTGTTCACTCATTGTTCAATGTCTGTTCACTCATTGTTCGGTGACTGTTCACTCATTGTTCAATGTCTGTTCACTCATTGTTCAATGTCTGTTCATTCATTGTTCAGTGTCTGTTCACCCATTGTTCAGTGACTGTTCACTCATTGTTCAATGTCTGTTCACTCATTGTTCAATGTCTGTTCACTCATTGTTCAATGTCTGTTCACTCATTGTTCAGTGTCTGTTAACTTCTTGTTCAATGTCTGTTCACTCATTGTTCAATGTCTGTTCACCTATTGTTCAATGTCTGTTCACTCATTGTTCAGTGACTGCTCACCCATTGTTCAATGTCTGTTCACTCATTGTTCAGTGACTGCTCACCCATTGTTCAATGTCTGTTCACTCATTGTTCAGTGACTGTTCACTCATTGTTCAATGACTGCTCACCCATTGTTCAATGTCTGTTCACTCATTGTTCAGTGTCTGTTCACTCATTGTTCAGTGTCTGTTCACCTATTGTTCAATGTCTGTTCACTCATTGTTCAGTGTCTGTTAACTTCTTGTTTAATGTCTGTTCACTCATTGTTCAGTGACTGCTCACCCATTGTTCAATGTCTGTTCACTCATTGTTCAGTGACTGCTCACCCATTGTTCAATGTCTGTTCACTCATTGTTCGGTGACTGTTCACTCATTGTTCAGTGTCTGTTAACTCATTGTTCAACAACTGCTCACCCATTGTTCAATGTCTATTCACTCATTGTTCAATGTCTGTTCACTCATTGTTCAATTCTTCACTCATTCAATGCTCACCATTGTTTCTGCTTCACTTGTCAGTTCATGTATTACCATTCAATATGTCATATTGTCCANNNNNNNNNNNNNNNNNNNNNNNNNNNNNNNNNNNNNNNNNNNNNNNNNNNNNNNNNNNNNNNNNNNNNNNNNNNNNNNNNNNNNNNNNNNNNNNNNNNNNNNNNNNNNNNNNNNNNNNNNNNNNNNNNNNNNNNNNNNNNNNNNNNNNNNNNNNNNNNNNNNNNNNNNNNNNNNNNNNNNNNNNNNNNNNNNNNNNNNNNNNNNNNNNNNNNNNNNNNNNNNNNNNNNNNNNNNNNNNNNNNNNNNNNNNNNNNNNNNNNNNNNNNNNNNNNNNNNNNNNNNNNNNNNNNNNNNNNNNNNNNNNNNNNNNNNNNNNNNNNNNNNNNNNNNNNNNNNNNNNNNNNNNNNNNNNNNNNNNNNNNNNNNNNNNNNNNNNNNNNNNNNNNNNNNNNNNNNNNNNNNNNNNNNNNNNNNNNNNNNNNNNNNNNNNNNNNNNNNNNNNNNNNNNNNNNNNNNNNNNNNNNNNNNNNNNNNNNNNNNNNNNNNNNNNNNNNNNNNNACGAAATCCAGTACGGACATCAAAATGTAAAACCTGAAATAAACATTACCACGTCAAATCATGTCTTGCTGCATGTCACCAATTTAGATGCTCTCTCGAGTAATGACCCGGGGGATTATGATAAAGCACATTATAGAGAAATGTGGCACCATTCAATTTCAACTCCATAGTACATGTTCTCTGTGTCGGTTTAATAAGATGTTGTCTGTTGGCTCGccagttgtcagtatgatacgACAGGATAGGTGTCACGTTACCGTGTCCAGGTGTGTCGCATATCAGAATGATTGTATTCTAAACACTACCAAAGCGTTAGTCTGAAATAATCGTCTGAATGTCAGCAAAGCACAAATCCATGGAAAACGAAACCAAAACAATCTTTCGATAGTGTTAGTCCGGTTTTGGGGGATACATTGAAGATTTGTAGCAAATTCCTTGCATACTTTACAATGCAAATGATGATGGTATGCATTTTACCTTCATCACATGATGTCCAAGCATGGATGAATCGGATTAGTCCACGTCCTTCACGGCCGTTAACTAGTCGGAGTGTTTTGTGTGGATTTCGCATAATGTGTACCCAGTCTGGTTACCCTACTCAATTATACACTTATCTGGTGGGTTGTAATGCTAAACTATCCTTGTGTGGCATTGTAGAACCGTCACCGTATACTTATCGTCTGAATTATATTGCTGTGTTATCTCATTATTTCTAGTTGTTATATACAAAGCTATCTATGTACCTTATCAatttaaatgaagaaaataatgTTGTATGCAGATTTTGCTTGCGGACTACTTCTTATGATGGCAAACTTGACATCATCATACGGTTACAACGTCAACAATTTTGAGGTATTCCCATTtctaagaattttttttttttttttttttttgcagttaaTCTTGTTTCTGGAAGCCAtgcatatatttcaaaaagGTTTTGCAAAGGTATCTACACATATGTCAGATTAGGAATACAGAAACCAACTTTGGTGAAAACTTAAACTTAAAAACTAAATATTTCAATCCGTTTACTGTTCCTGGTACATTAGTAAAATTTATAGTTAGAATTTTCTGCTTCGATTTTCCGGTAAAACCGATAGGATATGAGTCATCGAATAACAACACCTCGTGTATAGTTTTATTGTTTGCTGTGTGTTTAAAATCACACACAATATTTTGCCATCTTAGTCAGAGTTATTACAATGACTATTAATTCTGGAAATATTTCTACTTCTGTCGGTTTCTAAAGAAAGATTATGCGCATATGGACGAAGTTTAATTATAACAATTCTACGTTGCATTGACAACTATAACGTTAAATAATATTGCAGACCTATGTAGGTCACAATCACTCCAAAAATTCATGAGGTCAAATAAAGTTTCTTTTgccatatatacattgttatcaaAGGCAATAGGGTGATGACGGAAGGAGTGAGTTTCGTCAATATATAGCCTAattcaagtttaaaaaaaaaaatcttttataaaTGCGAGCCTTTTACATTAAGGATAATATTTCTCCACAACCATTAACAAACTCCTACCTATATACTTCACTTAAAATACCCCTATCACCATTCGactaattaaacaaatatttcttcATTCTGAAAAATATGTTGGTTAACCATTGGCAGCAAACCATTGCAAATAATACCACGTTTTTTTTAACTAATCTAGGCCacagtatataaacagtacaaGGAATGTTCCAGTTTACGAGGCCCTTAAGGGAATATTGTGATAGGGCTTGATAACGTCAGGACAAGTACATTCTGACAATTGATCTGTTAAGACAAAGTATATTAAAGACGCATATAGTTACACGACATCAATATAATACTTTGTATCATAAGAAGGCACAAAGATTAGACAATTTAGtaaattgatgaaaaatgtagctaatttattattttacatcgaCATTTAAGTAGTCAAGAGAATCGGAAACGTAGGTATATAAGGGTGCCTTCATAGGAACAGtgagtttgttttgttttgctttgaaatttatttagccatatttgttttgtttcatcgCCTACTACaccagggcatccagttgacccttgacttttagcaatttcagaagtcaaatcactatttctgagaaatctgaagggtcaaaacatatgtcaaatagacatgtcccttcaaacccaagagtcagatctcaatttggggagtcaaaaacatactctcaagggtctactggatgccctgctACACGTGTACTTGATGGTAGGACATTCGGGAAATAGAATCAGTTCTGTGAACCATCTAATTTAAGAAACATAAAAGCATACAATCTGTCTCATTATAAAAGTACAAATTATATCTAGAAGGGTCAGTGCAGATCTGAGGGAGTATGTGTCTTTTGTTTCAATATGTACCAAAAATCTGTGGTCGAAGACGAGAAACATTTCTCGTTGAATGTTCTTTATATGAAAATCTTCGAAGAGAGCTGTATCAGAGTGTGAATTTTTCCTCAAACAGTGACACAGCTAGTATATGTTGCACTCTTATGACCGACCTACGGTATGCAAAGAGGTTTGGTATGTTTTTGAGAGATTCCTTAAAGGCCAGAGAAGACTATCTGAACAAACAAagtcaaattaaaatttttaatatttcata from the Pecten maximus chromosome 4, xPecMax1.1, whole genome shotgun sequence genome contains:
- the LOC117326236 gene encoding uncharacterized protein LOC117326236 translates to MTSENEKKNTDILVQEFEEWQKDEDSDIVFLLEATVKDSGGATLSLLLACEHEFKLLVPAGYPDYEDNFFVESDPVIKEWSSAFNEFLLDTRQKLSLRDVLTKAASLHREEKGRGSSSPVTSEEEFSDDAKMEEEDEEEMILADDDAFTTEWDLHLARKKKRWAQKEAQIREEMKKARTSQGEYEPLIHGLLLGDKKS